ATGCGCGGCAGCGCCGCGGCATCGAGGTGGTCGCCGTGCCGAGCGACGCCAGCGGGCAGGTCGACCTGGAGGAACTGGAGCGCCGGATCGACCCCAAGGTCAAGCTGATCGCCATCACCCATGTGCCGACCAACGGCGGTCTGGTCAATCCGGCGGCGGCGGTCGGCCGGATCGCCCGCGCCAAGGGCATTCCCTTCCTGCTCGACGCCTGCCAATCTACGGGTCAGTTGGATATCGACGTAGAGGCCATCGGCTGCGACCTGCTGTCGGCGACCGGGCGCAAGTATCTGCGGGCGCCGCGCGGGACCGGTTTTCTCTATGTCCGGCGCAGCCTGCTCGAGCGGCTGGACCCGCCCTTTCCCGATTTGCGGTCGGCCCGTTGGGAGGCCCCGGACCGCTTCGTCTGGTACGACGGCGCCCGCCGCTTCGAGAACTGGGAGTTCAACTATGCCGCAGTCCTCGGCCTGGGCGCGGCGGTGGACTACGCGCTGGACTTGGGCCTGCCGGCCATCGAGGCCCGCGTGACGGCCCTGGCGGCGGAGCTGCGCGAGCGCCTGGGGGCCGTCTCCGGTATCGAGGTGACGGATCTTGGCGAGACGCGCTGCGGCCTCTGCACCTTCACCATTGCAGGCCGGGAGGCCAGCGACGTTGCCGCCAAGCTGCGCAACCAGGCGATCAACCTTTCCGTCAGCGATCCCAACGGCACGCTGCTCGACGCCACCCGGCGCGGCCTGCCGGACCTGGTCCGTGCCAGCGTCCACTACTACAACGACGCCGAGGAGATGGACCGCCTGATCGCCGCTCTCGCGGCCCTCTAGGAGCCTGGAAGATGCCGTTGCAGATGAAAGCTGCCGAAGTTGTGGCGGTCGCCGCCCGTGCCGGCCATCGCTTCAGCAAGACCCTGCGGCCGGAGATCCGTCTGCTGGCCGGCCTCGGCGTCGAGGGCGATGCGCACAAGGGCGCCACGGTCAAGCATCGCTCCCGCGTGGCACGCGACGCCGGTCAGCCGAACCTGCGCCAGGTTCATCTGGTTCATGCCGAGCTGTTCGACGTCCTGGCGGGCAGGGGCTTCGGCGTGAAGCCGGGCGATATCGGCGAAAACGTCACGACCCGAAATCTCGACCTTCTCGCCCTGCCGACCGGGGCGCGGCTTCGGATCGGCGAGAAGGCGCTGGTCGAGGTCACCGGCCTGCGCAACCCCTGCGCCCAGCTCGATGTCTTTCAGCCCGGCCTGATGAAGGCCGTTCTGGACCGCGACTCCGACGGTGCCCTGATCCGCCTCGCCGGCGTCATGGGTGTCGTGATCGCCGGCGGCAGGGTGCGTCCCGGCGATGCCATCGCCGTGGAGCTGCCGGCCGGGGCGCGGCAAAACCTGCAGCCGGTCTAGCGGGCGGTCCCAACCGCTTTTCGGCGGCCTGTGACGGCGCGCCACACCGCTGGACTTGTGACGAGGCGGTGCTTGTGAGGCGGCGGCGCACTGCTTAATCTAACGGCTTGCCAGAATGGGGAGGTTCGTCATGGCCGAGTCGCGCCACGTCCAGGTTTTGATCGTCGGGTCCGGTGCCGCGGGTCTGACCGCCGCGATCTATACGGCCCGCGCCAACCTGAAGCCCGTGGTCCTGGCCGGCCTTCAGCCGGGCGGCCAGATGACGATCACCACTGATGTCGAGAACTATCCCGGCTTTGCCGACGTGATCCAGGGGCCCTGGCTGATGGAGCAGATGTCCAAGCAGGCCGAACACGTCGGCGCGGAGCTGCTCTACGACCTGGCGACCGAGGTCGATCTCGACCGCCGCCCCTTCGTCGTGCGCTGCGACAGCGGTGCGACGCTGACCGCCGATGCGCTGATCGTCGCGACCGGCGCCTCGGCGCGCTGGCTGGGCCTGGAGAGCGAGCAGACCTTCAACGGGCGCGGCGTCTCGGCCTGCGCGACCTGCGACGGCTTCTTCTATCGCGACAAGGAGGTCTGCGTGGTCGGCGGCGGCAACACCGCCGTGGAGGAGGCGCTCTATCTCGCCAACATCGCCAGCAAGGTCACCCTGATTCACCGCCGCGACAGCCTGCGCGCCGAAAAGATCATGCAGGACCGTCTTTTCAAGCACCCCAAGGTCATGGTGGTCTGGGACCACGTGGTGGAGGAGGTGCTGGGCGACGAGATGGGCGTGACGGGGGTCCGTGCGAAGAACGTCAAGACCGGCGCCACCCAGGACATCGCCTGTCACGGCTTCTTCGTCGCCATCGGCCACGACCCGGCCACGGCCTTCGTCAAGGGCAAGCTGCCGATGGACGAGGAGGGCTACATCCTGGCCGAGTCGGGCTCCACCAGGACGGCGATCCCCGGCGTCTTTGCCGCCGGCGACTGCGTGGACAAGGTATTTCGCCAGGCCGTCACGGCTGCCGGCATGGGCTGCATGGCGGCGCTGGAGGCGGAAAAGTATCTGGCGGCGCTGGGCGATCAGGCGGTCGCCGCCGAGTAGCGCGCGCAATCGCAGCTTCGCCGCGCGCGGAGCGGTGGGGTGGGGCGTCCAGCTTCGCCGGGCTGGGCTTTTAGCTCTTCCAACTTCTATAGTTAGGGCGCGCCGTTCGAGTCGGACGTTTCTTCGCGGCGCTAACTCCAGTGGGGGCGGAGTCCTTTGATGGACTGGGACAAGCTGCGCATTTTCCACGCCGTTGCGGAAGCGGGCAGCTTCACGCATGCGGGCGAGGTGTTGAATCTCAGCCAGTCGGCGGTCAGCCGGCAGATCTCGGCCCTCGAGGAGTCCTTGAAGGTCCCGTTGTTTCACCGCCATGCGCGCGGGCTGATTCTGACCGAACAGGGCGAGTTGCTCTACCACACGGCGCATGAGGTCTTCGGCAAGCTGGCGATGACCGAGGCGCTGCTGACCGAAAGCAAGGACCGGCCGCGCGGACCGCTCAAGGTCACCACGACTGTCGCCTTCGGCTCGACCTGGCTCGCACCGCGGGTGCGCGAGTTCCTGGAACTCTATCCCGAGATCGAGCTGCATATGATCCTGGACGACCGGGAACTCGATCTCTCGATGCGCCAGGCGGACGTGGCCATTCGTTTGTCGCCGCCGCGCCAGGCCGACCTGATCCAGCGCCACCTGCTGACCGTGCACATGCACGCCTTCGCCTCGACGGCCTACCTCAAGAAGCACGGCCTGCCGAAGGTGCCGAGCGATCTGGACAACCATCGGATCGTCGTCTACGGCGAAGACACCCGTCCCCCGGTTCCCGACGTGAACTGGCTGTTGCGCATCGGCATGCCCTCGAATTCGATGCGCCGGGCCGCGCTGACCCTCAACAACGTCTACGCCATCATGCAGGCCGTCTCCTCCGGCGCCGGCTTGGGCGCCTTGCCCGAGTTCATGGTGCAGGAGGGCAGCGATCTGGTGCATGTCTTGCCGGAGTCCGAGGGGCCGCGCATCGACGCCTACTTCGTCTATCCGGAGGAGCTGCGCGGCACGCGGCGGATCGAGGTCTTCCGGGATTTCCTGCTGCGCCAGGTCGCTCAATCGCGCTTCTAACCGCCCGGCTTTCGGCCGGCGCGCGTTCAGATGCCTTGCCGGTACGGGACCTCGCGCTACGCTGGCGTCCTCGAGCGGGGCTTGACCGCGGGCTTCTGGATCACCGGCAGACGGCGCGGCACGGGTGAGGACTGAATGATCGAGGTATTCGTCATCGCGTAGGGGATGATCTCGTCGATCAGCGCTTCCAGATCCTCGACCGATGGCACATGGGCGCGGGCGATGAAGCAATCCTCTCCGGTCACCCTGTAGCACTCGACCACCTCGGGCAGTCCACGCAGAATCTCGGCGACCTTCTTGAGCTGACCCGGGATCGGCCGGATGCGGAGCCAGGCCGCGAGCGGCAGTCCAAGTGCCTCCGGGTTGATTTTCACCGTGTAACCTCCGATCACGCCCGCTTCTTCCAGGCGCTTGATGCGCTCGGACACGCTCGGCGGGGTGAGCCCGACCTCCCGAGAGAGTTCGGCCAGACTGACACGTGCGTTGTCGATGAGGGCCGAAAGGATCCGCAGGTCCACCGCATCCAGCCCACCATTTTCATATCGAAGGCGTTTCACTTTTACGGCCTCATAAAGATTGGCCAATCGAGCCTAACACCTGAGTTATGCGCTGTAGCTACGAAAAATCGACTCTCATACTGATGGAAATCTCGGGGAGAGCCGATGAAACCGCGCAGTTTGACGTTCACGGCAGTCGCCCGGTCGGTCCCGCCGCACGCCTGGTTCGGCATCAGCGCGACCTTTCACTATCTCGGGCCGTCCTTCGCGGTGCTGCTGTTCCCCGCCGTCGGCGTCCTCGGAGTCGCCTGGATGCGGATCGCATCGGCGGCGCTGATCTTCGCGCCCTGGACCAAACCTTGGCGGATGCTGCACGCGGCGGACTCCCGCACAAGGCTTCTGCTGATCGGCCTGGGTCTGTGTCTCGCCGTCATGAACGTATCCTTCTACCTGGCGCTCGAACGGCTCCCCATGAGCCTGGTCGCGGCAATCGAGTTCGTCGGCACGATCGGACTGGCGGTTTGCGGACTGCGGACGGGCCGCAATTTTCTGGCGTTGGCCCTCGCCATGGTCGGCGTCCTACTGCTGATCGACGTGACCTGGTCGAGTGATCCGCTGGGACTGTTCTGGGCTTTTCTCAACGGAGCGCTCTTCGTCGGCTACGTCATCCTGGGGCATAAGGTCTCGGAGCAGGGAGCAAGCGGCGGTGTCGAGGGTCTCGGCGCCGCCATGGCGATCGCCTTCCTTTTCGTCATGCCCATCGGCTTCCCGGAAGCGATGGAAGCCTTCGGCGCCGTCGAGTTGCTGCTTGCGGGTCTCGGCGTCGGCCTCTGCTCCTCTGTAATCCCTTACGTTTGCGACCAACTGGCCATGTCGAGATTGCCGCGTGCGAGCTTCGCGCTGCTCCTCGCGCTTCTTCCGGCCACGGCGACGCTCATCGGGGCGATCGTGCTCGCGCAGATTCCGACCTTGCAGGACCTTTTCGGCGTGGCTCTGGTCATGCTCGGAGTCGCCCTGCATAAGCCCGCTCCTCCCGCGAATTCAGGGAAAGAGGCGGAGACACTCACGACCAAGTAGAACGGCAAGGTCTTCGGACATCTTCAGAAGGGGTCTGTCTGTAAGCGGAGACCGCAAAAAGGGCCGGACGGTCGCTCCGCCCGGCCCTCTCTTGCCGTTTTGAAACCGTCGGACTTACGCGGCTTCGTTCTCCAGGACCTTCGTGCCCCGGCCGTTGGCGACGGCCTGGATCGCGATGCTGCGGGGCTTCGCCGACTCCGGCACCTCGCGCAGTAACTCGACATGCAGCAGGCCGTTCTCCAGCCGGGCGCCGGACACGCGGATGTGATCGGCGAGCTGGAAGCTGCGCTGGAACGCACGGGTCGCGATGCCGCGATGCAGGAAACGGGGGCGTTCGCCCTGTCCTTCGGCTTCGTCGCGTCCCTTCTTGCCTTCGATCGTCAGCTGGTTCTCGTGCAGCGTGACGTTCAGGTCGTCATCGCCGAATCCGGCCACCGCCATCGTGATGCGATAGGCGTCATCGCCGGTCTTCTCGATATTGTAGGGGGGATAGTTGAGTGCGCTCTCGTCGACCCGGCTCGCCGTATCGAGCAGGTTCATCATACGGTCGAATCCGACCGTGGCGCGCAGAAGCGGGGAAAAATCGGTGGTACGCATAGATCATATCCTCCAAGAAGCGATATGTGTTCGAACAGCCCTCCGATCGGTCGGCAGGGCCCGTGGATCAGATCGGGGCAAGGTCTCCGAACCCGCTAGGCGGCCTTCGGTTTGCCCAAATCTTCGTCTCAGGTAATCAAGCGCTAACTTCACTTCAAGAGTATGGGGCGCGGCGTTTCGGTCGCCCCCTCCGCACTTGTGGAGCGCTAGCAAGCTGTTAATGTTTCAGGATCATGTCGCAGAACAACCCGTCAGAAGTCAGCCCGCAGATCTCGTTTCTCAATGGAACCTACGCCGAGGCGCTCGCGCTGACTCAGGAAGCGCGCGACTACGTCGCGCTGGAGGAGCGGGCGGAGCGCAAGGGCCTGCGGCCGGCGGATCAGCTGGTGGCGGCCTGCGAATCCATGCGGGTCACCACGCGCTTGACCCAGGTGATGGCCTGGCTTCTGGTGCAGCGCGCCGTGCAGGCGGGTGAGATGACGCGAGACGATGCGCGCCAGCCTCAGCACCGGCTCAGCGCGAAGGAAATCTGCGAAACCTCGGAACTCTCGGCACCCGCGGACCTGACGCCGCGGATGATGCATCTGCTCAGCCGCAGCCATGCGCTCTACGAGCGGGTGGCCCGGTTGGACGCGCTACTGGATACCTAGTCTTCGCTGGGCGTCGAAGGTCTGCGAACGTGAAAGCCCGTAAAGGCGAGGCCTGTCGGCTCGGCTGCCTTACTTCTTCAGGCCGAGGCCGGCAAAGCGTTTGTTGAACTTCGCGACCTGTCCGCCGCTCTCGTTCAGGCGCTGCACGCCGGTCCAGGCCGGATGAGTCTTGATGTCGATATCCAGACGCAGGCTCTGCCCGGCCTTCCCGTAGGTGGAGCGCATCGGCAACTCCGTACCGTCGGTCATCACCACGGTGAGGTCGTGATATTCGGGATGGATGTCTTTCTTCATGGTCCTGGACTTTCTGACCTAAGGCTTTCCAGCCTGAGCTTTTCGAGCGGCGCGTTGTGAGAGGTCGCGGATATAAACAAACCCGCGACCGATCGCAACCCCGCGAAGCGCCTTGTCATGAGGTCGCAGTCTGGGGCCGGATCATCGCAGGCGCACGGGATTTCGCCTCCGCCGAGGACGGCAATCGCCCTCTAACCCTATGAGAGAGCGGGATTTCCGCTTTGCGTGGATCGCCCCTGCGATCCGACCTGAAGCGATCCTGCTGCGTGGGAGCCTCGCTTGCGAGGCCCCTGCAGCTCGTGCAATAGCTGACGCGGGCCATTTACCCACGAGTGGCCGTTGTTTTTCCTGGAGCGCGAAACCTCCGTCGATGTCCGATCCTGCTACCGCCCCCTCCGGCGCCTCTCCTTCCAGCGCCTCGGCGCCGGCTCCGGCGACGACCGCCGCCTTGCGCCAGAGCGACCGGCCCAAGAGTCGCGATCTGCGCGTGCTCGTGACGCTCTGGAGCTTCGTCAAGCCTTACGGCTGGCAGGTCGCGCTGGCGGCCCTGGCGCTGATCGTCGCTGCGGGCACCGTCCTGGCCCTGGGCAAGGGCCTGAGGATGCTGGTCGACGAAGGCTTCGCGTCGGGCAACTCGGCGCTGCTCGACAAGGCCGTCCTGGTGCTGCTGGGGGTGGTCGTGCTGCTGGCCGGCGCGACCTACGCGCGCTTCTACCTGGTGTCCTGGATCGGCGAGCGGGTGGTGGCGGATGTCCGCCGGGCCGTCTTCGACCGGGTGATCGCCCTCTCGCCCGCCTATTTCGAAATCAACCGCACGGGCGAGATCCTGTCGCGCCTGACCACCGACACGACGATCCTGCAGGTCGTGGTCGGCAGTTCGGTTTCGGTGGCTTTGCGCAATGTTCTCCTCTTCGTCGGCGGTCTCGTGCTGCTGATGATCACCTCGCCGAAGTTGACGGGGCTCGTTCTTCTGGTGGTGCCGCTGGTGCTGCTGCCGATCATCTTCTTCGGCCGGCGCGTACGCCGGCTTTCGCGCGAGAGCCAGGACCGGATCGCCGATGTCGGTGCCTACGTCGACGAATCCCTCAATGCGATCCGCACGGTTCAGGCCTTCACCCACGAGTCGCTGGACAGTCAGCGCTTCGGTCAGCGCGTTGAGGGGGCTTTCGCGACCGCCGTCCGCCGAATCAGCGCGCGGTCGGCCCTGACCGGAACCGTGATCGTTCTGGTGTTCGGCTCGATCTCCGCGATCCTCTGGGTCGGCGGTCACGACGTGCTGAGCGGGCGGATCAGCGCCGGCGAGCTCTCGGCCTTCGTCTTCTACGCGGTGGTGGTGGCCGGCGCGGTCGGCTCGATCAGCGAAGTGATCGGCGATCTGCAGCGCGCCGCGGGCGCGACCGAGCGGCTGCTCGACCTGCTGGCGACCGACAGCGAGATCGAGGTGCCCGACAACCCGGCGCCGCTGGCGCAGCCGGTCAAGGGGGCCATCGTCTTCGACCGGGTGAACTTCCACTACCCCGCGCGTCCCGAGTGGGCGGCCCTGGAAGACTTCTCGCTGGAGGTGGCGCCCGGCGAGAAGGTCGCGCTGGTCGGTCCGTCGGGCGCCGGCAAGACCACGGTGATGCAGCTTCTCCTGCGCTTCTACGACCCGGCCGGCGGCAGCCTGCGCTTCGACGGGGTCGACCTGCGCGCGCTCGATCCGCAGCAGCTGCGCGGCGCCATCGGCCTGGTGCCGCAGGAGCCGGTGATCTTCGCGGCGGACGCCTGGGAGAACATCCGCTACGGCCGGCCGGAGGCCAGCGACGCGGAGGTTTTGGAGGCTGCCCGCGCCGCCCATTGCCTGGAGTTTCTGGAGAACCTGCCCAGCGGTCTCGACAGCTTCATGGGCGAGAAGGGCGTCAGGCTGTCCGGCGGCCAGCGTCAGCGCCTGGCCATCGCCCGCGCCATCCTGCGCGATCCCGCCCTGCTGCTGCTGGACGAGGCCACCTCCTCCCTGGACGCGGAGAGCGAGAAGGCGGTGCAGGACGCGCTCGACCGGCTGATGGTCGGGCGCACCTCCATCGTCATCGCCCACCGGCTGGCGACCGTCCTCATGGCCGACCGCATCATCGTGCTCGACCGTGGCCGCATCGTGCAGGCCGGCAGCCACGCCGAACTGCTGCGGGACCGCGACGGCCTTTACGCCCGTCTCGCCGCCCTGCAGTTCGACCAGGCCGAGGCCCTGGGCCGCCCCAGCTACGACGAGGTCGCCGCGAAGTAGCTATGGATAGTCGCGACAGTCATTGCTTTTGCCGAGCTTGACCGAAACCCCACCCCGAGCGAAGCGTTGCTCAGGGTGGGGCATCCGTGAGCTAGCGATCCGTCGGAGTTTGTGCGGTGGTGTCGCTGTCAACGACGATCGTCGGCGTCTCTACGAAGCCGCCGTGAAAGCGACCGGCAAGTGCTTCAGCGACAACTCGCACTGAGGCTGCGCCGATTGCAGCAGGATCTGTGTCTACCGTTGCGGTGAGTTCGCCTTCGGAAACCATCTGAAGTGCATCGGGATCGCCGTCACGGCCGAGGAGGAGGATGTCTGACCGCCCGGCGGCATCGGTTGCCAGGCGTGCGCCCATGATCATGTTGTCGTTGGCAGCCCAGATCAGATCGATGTCCTGATGTTCACGTAGCAGCGTCTCTGCCGCCTTTTTGCCGCCTTCCACGCTCCAGTCGCCTTGCTCGCTTCCCACGACTGTCAGATGCGCGTGCTCCGCAAGACCTTCGCGAAACCCTGAGACAGCCTCTGTGGAATGGTAGCCTGGCGCACCCTCGATAAGGCCCACTTGCATTGTCCGACCCGCTGAAAGCCGACCGGCATAATCCCCCATGGCGCGGTTGGCGCCGCGTTGCGAATAGCCGACGACGGCATGAATCGGTGTGGGAAAGGATTGCAGGTCGGAGTTCGCGACAACCACTACAATTCCGGCATCGACGGCTTGACGGAGGATCGGGGCAGCCAGCTCCGCGTCGCGTATAGCCACAATCAGGCCATGCACATCGGGCAATCCGTGGACCGAGGGGCGCGTGATAACTTCTTCAATTAGCGCCACATGCACCTCGTAGCGCCACATGCACCTCGTAGCGCCACATGCACCTCGTTGTCGCCGCTTCCCGGCGGTCCCATGGTGATCGCTTCGGCATTGATTTGGTCGGCCATGGCCTCGACGCCTTCGCGCATTGAGGCATAGTAGGAAAAATCCGGCGCGACCGGCACGAAGGCAAGTCGGATCGGTCCTTCACGTACCGCGTCACGCCCGCGAAGATTGTCGAAGGGTGCTTGTGAGTTGACGGCGAGCGGCGCTGCCGAGGTGGCCGGCGCTGTCTCGGCCTGCGCCCCGCTATCTGCAGCTACCGAAGGATTGGCGATGGCGTTGACGGTGACGACAAAGGTTGTAACTGCGGTTAGGACTACACTTCGCATCCGCTATTCCCCTTCTCAATACGTTTCCAGGTTGCGGCGCCTGTGAGGTCGTCCCCGCACGCGGCTGGCGCCGACACGTGGAACTTGGGGCTATTGGCGAACGGCTTCTTTCACCGCCTGGCCCGATTTTCACGATCTTAGCGTCCTGTATCAGCTGATCGCGTCATTGCCGAGTTTCCCGCTTCTCCCCACTTGATTTCAGGGGAGAACAGGTAGCTGGAATTGCTCAGGGTGCGCGATGGCGACTTATCCGGTATGAAAAACTTGCGGGTGGCGTCTCCTATTTCTTCGGTCCTTGCACCGACCGATGTGGCTCGGCTTCTGCCCTGTCGGCCCGTACTCAGCAGCGAAGACTTGGGTTGGAAAGATCTTGTGGTCCTGCGCCAGGCGCAGCCGGCTGCCGAGTTGCCGGAGTGGACAATCGGTCATCACAAAATTAGCGTCGTCACCCGTGGTGGATATCATCTTGAGCAGTGATATGTCGGGCGCTGGCGCAGCGCGCGTACCCGAGTAGACGATGTTACGATCCTCCCGGCCGGTTCGCCGGTGGCGTGGCGCTGGGACCGAGCCATTGAGGTGATAGACCTTTTTCTCGCCCCGCCTGTCGTTGCACGAGTCGTTGAGCAGGAATTCGACAACGATCCGGCCCGTTTGGAGATCCGTGACTGCTTCGCTGCGCGGGAGAGCGGACTCGCATTACTAGCCCGCACGCTGTTGGCCGAGGTCGCGGCCGGATCCCAAGGGCGTCTATTCGCGGAGAGTCTCGCGACGGCGCTTGCTGTCGTCCTCGCTCGAACTCATTCGGCTTCGCCATTGCGAGAGGTTCGAGAGAGCGACGGTACGCCAAGCAGACACAGGCTTGCTCCTGCGCGGTTTCGTCGTGCGACCGACCTCATGCGGGACAGGCTTGCCGACGACATCAGTCTCTCCGACATAGCCGACTCCGTTGGTCTCAGCCCACAGCACTTTGCTCGGGCCTTCTCTCGTGAAACCGGCATGCCGCCTCACCGCTACCTTATGGGGCTTCGCGTTGAGCGAGCCCGAGAATTCTTGGCCGAAAGCAACCTGCCCCTAGCCGCCGTGGCGATCAAATCGGGCTTTTGTTCACAGAGCCACATGACAACTGCTTTCAAGCGTGTTCTCGGAACGACGCCTGGGCGCTATCGAGTAACTGCCAAGGCGTGGTGACGCAAAACTTCGCATTGCTTGTTTCAGTTCGTCTGCTCGCAACGATTGGCAGGGCGGCTCAAAACGGTCTGTCAGCCGTAAGCGCCGAAGCAGTGCGAGATGCCGACCGTGAGGTCCTGGGCGATCTCGAAGGCCGAGAGCATCGGGTCGATCAGCTGCCGGTTCATCTCCGCATAGTCGATGGCTTCGGCCCCGCGATAGCTGGCGGCCTCGTCGAGCTGGTAGTCGGCGGCGATCGGCTGGCCCGCCGGAAAGATTCTGCGCAGCAGTTGGGTCGTCTCGAGCACGCGCAGGCGGGTCGTCAGCGCGATGACGTCGTCCTGCGACATGTCGTGACGGGTCGAGAATTTCGGCAGCCGCGCCGCCAGCAGGAAGATGTGCTGGATCAGCGCGAGGCGCAGGCTCTGCAGCAAGGCGGGGTCCGCGCTCCGCCGGCTGTCGCCGCCCTCCGCGCCGATCCCGGACTCGACGCCGATCTCCGCCAGCAGGTCATCCAGGTGGATGGCATCCTCGCGCAGGGCCGAGCCCAGCCGGAGCATCGCGTAGAAGCGCGGGTCGTCGCGCAGATGTTCGGCCAGCAGCAAGCAGCCTTCCTTCAGGCCGGTTTCGCGCTCGCGTCTGGGCCGGGCGACCCAGTAGGCGCCGTCGAACAGGGCCGCGTAGGCCGCCAGCGTGTCCAGGCTGGAGAGCGCCCGGGCGCGCCGCACCAGATCGACGATCACCTTGAGGCGGTCGGAGCGGGCATGCAGGCCGGCGAAGGTTTCGCGGTCGTGGCGCAAGGCTGAGCCGAGGCCGGCGACCAGGTTGATGCCGTAGCCGAGCTGCTGCAGCAGCGCGTTGTGCGGAATGGCGCGCAACGCGGCGGCGGCGACGCGGCTGTCGCTGCGGCCATCGAACTGCCGGCTGGTCTTACGCGATCCGGTGGCGACCAGAAGGTTGGTGCCGAAGGCGGTCAGCAAGGTGCTGTGGTCCGCCTCGGCGAAAAGCCGGGTCTGAAAGCTGCGCAGGCGCTCGTGCAGATCGCGATTGAAGAGGTAGGCCGCGTAGAAGGGGTCGTCCTGGGCCGGACCGCTGTCGGCCAGGCGCGCTTCCAGGATGCCGGCGAGAACGGCGAGCGCCAGTTCGGCCCGGCCGAAGAAGACGTAGCCGTCGCCGCCCTGGAAACTGGTTTCGTGCAGCAGGCGAATGCCGCGCGCCCTGTAGCGCTGCCGCACCCAGGGCGAGAGCACGTAGTCCTGCCGGTCGCGGAAGCTGGCGGGATGCGCACCGCGGCCCATCGACTCGCCGTGGGTATCGAAGATCAACACCTCGATCTCGCCCAGATCCTCTGCCGCCTGGGCCGCTTCGATCACGCCCGCCAACTGCCCCTGCAGCCGCTCGACCGCCAGCGCGGCGGGAACCTGGCCGATGAAACGGCCGGCGTCCGAGAAGCCGGTCTGCACGGCCAGGCGGCCGCGCGCGCCGATGTAGCGGCGATAGCTCCTGGTCTTCAGCAGGCTTTCGACCAGCGCGGCGCCGTGCTCCAGCGCCTGCTCGGTTTCGAACAGCGGGGAAATGTCGACCCGGTCCTCGACGCCGAACAGGCGGGCGAAGTAGAGCGCGGCCAGCGGTGTGAAGGGATGCTCGCACTCGGCGATCAGCAGCCGGATCGGTTTGTCGCCGTCGATGTGCTTGAGGATCTGCGCAATCGCGATGAACTGGCGGACCGCGGTGGCGCTTTCCAGCGCCAGCGAGGCGAAGTTGACCGTCTCCCGCGGCAGATCCTCCACCGCGCGATCCAACTGGT
This genomic window from Algihabitans albus contains:
- a CDS encoding ABC transporter transmembrane domain-containing protein gives rise to the protein MSDPATAPSGASPSSASAPAPATTAALRQSDRPKSRDLRVLVTLWSFVKPYGWQVALAALALIVAAGTVLALGKGLRMLVDEGFASGNSALLDKAVLVLLGVVVLLAGATYARFYLVSWIGERVVADVRRAVFDRVIALSPAYFEINRTGEILSRLTTDTTILQVVVGSSVSVALRNVLLFVGGLVLLMITSPKLTGLVLLVVPLVLLPIIFFGRRVRRLSRESQDRIADVGAYVDESLNAIRTVQAFTHESLDSQRFGQRVEGAFATAVRRISARSALTGTVIVLVFGSISAILWVGGHDVLSGRISAGELSAFVFYAVVVAGAVGSISEVIGDLQRAAGATERLLDLLATDSEIEVPDNPAPLAQPVKGAIVFDRVNFHYPARPEWAALEDFSLEVAPGEKVALVGPSGAGKTTVMQLLLRFYDPAGGSLRFDGVDLRALDPQQLRGAIGLVPQEPVIFAADAWENIRYGRPEASDAEVLEAARAAHCLEFLENLPSGLDSFMGEKGVRLSGGQRQRLAIARAILRDPALLLLDEATSSLDAESEKAVQDALDRLMVGRTSIVIAHRLATVLMADRIIVLDRGRIVQAGSHAELLRDRDGLYARLAALQFDQAEALGRPSYDEVAAK
- a CDS encoding sugar ABC transporter substrate-binding protein; this encodes MWRYEVHVALIEEVITRPSVHGLPDVHGLIVAIRDAELAAPILRQAVDAGIVVVVANSDLQSFPTPIHAVVGYSQRGANRAMGDYAGRLSAGRTMQVGLIEGAPGYHSTEAVSGFREGLAEHAHLTVVGSEQGDWSVEGGKKAAETLLREHQDIDLIWAANDNMIMGARLATDAAGRSDILLLGRDGDPDALQMVSEGELTATVDTDPAAIGAASVRVVAEALAGRFHGGFVETPTIVVDSDTTAQTPTDR
- a CDS encoding helix-turn-helix domain-containing protein; the encoded protein is MRDRLADDISLSDIADSVGLSPQHFARAFSRETGMPPHRYLMGLRVERAREFLAESNLPLAAVAIKSGFCSQSHMTTAFKRVLGTTPGRYRVTAKAW
- a CDS encoding phosphoenolpyruvate carboxylase, whose translation is MSSRQALADSAKPAPDLLSEWRERLVAYRARSRQEPLFNPVQHLAFELSVALERGEVGLRDIAAAAKTLSDEALIDRAERLRRYLGLESDKTGGGADGAGGQPGRARLTALVRGTTVGNAGATTPFEDFAALWSRPEDGIVFTAHPTFAMSQALRELLTDLVEGRKPRAETERNLRNLPHRPDQPITLDSEHEQALSALAQAQDAVATLLRTILQVAQEVYPDRWRELRPAPISLATWVGYDLDGRNDITWVDSIRFRLQEKRWQLERYARRLENILAELPTDDAALAAAQTAIRRLREELQAVARQIAAFHGDLEGPAALTTAANSLTRRRDGGLGNSTANLIDNLNEAVEAAGQQEAARSFAVLRSEIQLHGLGAGLIHLRINAAQVHNAIRKPLGLAPATEMESRVLLNQLDRAVEDLPRETVNFASLALESATAVRQFIAIAQILKHIDGDKPIRLLIAECEHPFTPLAALYFARLFGVEDRVDISPLFETEQALEHGAALVESLLKTRSYRRYIGARGRLAVQTGFSDAGRFIGQVPAALAVERLQGQLAGVIEAAQAAEDLGEIEVLIFDTHGESMGRGAHPASFRDRQDYVLSPWVRQRYRARGIRLLHETSFQGGDGYVFFGRAELALAVLAGILEARLADSGPAQDDPFYAAYLFNRDLHERLRSFQTRLFAEADHSTLLTAFGTNLLVATGSRKTSRQFDGRSDSRVAAAALRAIPHNALLQQLGYGINLVAGLGSALRHDRETFAGLHARSDRLKVIVDLVRRARALSSLDTLAAYAALFDGAYWVARPRRERETGLKEGCLLLAEHLRDDPRFYAMLRLGSALREDAIHLDDLLAEIGVESGIGAEGGDSRRSADPALLQSLRLALIQHIFLLAARLPKFSTRHDMSQDDVIALTTRLRVLETTQLLRRIFPAGQPIAADYQLDEAASYRGAEAIDYAEMNRQLIDPMLSAFEIAQDLTVGISHCFGAYG